The following is a genomic window from Parabacteroides johnsonii DSM 18315.
AGTACCCAGCCAGTTCTTTTACGAGTATCTGGAAGAGAAGTATGTGAACGTATTGAAAGTTACTTTATATCGTGTGATAGGACAGGGTACGATATTGAACTATCGTATCAAGGTCGTTGATAAGGTGAAAGAAGATGGCATGATTACTTTACCTACCGGTAATGACGCTCCCCGTACCGGTAAGAAAAGTGCGGATATCCCTTCGCTATTCGAGTCTAAAGCCCGTCAGGATTGGGATTCTCATTTGAACCCTAAATACAACTTCGACAATTATTTTGAAGGAACAAGCAATCGTCTGGTCCGTTCTTCGAGCGAGGCTATCGCACAGGAACCGGGAAAGACCTTTAACCCGATGTTTGTGTTCGGGGCGTCCGGTGTGGGAAAAACACACTTATGCCATGCGATTGGTAACCGAATTCAGGAAATTCACCCGGAAAAGAAAGTGTTGTATATATCAGCCCATCTTTTTACCGTACAATATACGGAAGCTATCCGGAAAAATACGACAAATGATTTCATGTATTTCTATCAGGGAGTGGATGTGTTGATTTTGGACGATATCCAAGAACTGATCGGGAAAGATAAGACACAGAATACATTTTTCCATATATTCAATCACTTGCATTTACTGGGCAAGCAATTGATCCTGACTTCCGATAAAGCTCCTGTCGATTTGCAGGGAATGGAGGAACGTTTGATCACCCGCTTGAAATGGGGGTTGACGGCAGAGCTGGATCGCCCGGATCTGGATTTACGCAAGAAAATCCTGAAAAATAAGATCAGTCACGATGGTGTGGTGATTCCGGATGATGTGTTCAATTTTATTGCAAGCAATGTGACGGAGAATGTACGCGATGTGGAAGGTATCGTTGCATCCTTACTGGCTTATTCTACGGCTTTCAACCGGATGATTGACCTGCCTTTGACTAAGCAGGTGGTGAGCCGTGTCGTGAAATTGGAAAAGAAGCAAGTGTCTGTGGAATCTATTCAGGATGTAGTCTGTAAATACTATAACCTGGAACTGGCCGCTATCCAGACCAACTCGCGCAAGCGGGAAATTGTGCAGGCACGTCAGGTTACGATGTACCTGGCGAAGAAGTATACCGACAGTTCTTTCTCTCATATCGGGAAGATCGTCGGAAAGCGTGACCATGCAACTGTTCTGCATGCCTGCAAGACGGTAAGGGATCAGATCGAAACGAATAAATCTTTCCGTTCTTCGGTAGAAGAGATCGAGGCTTTGCTCAAAGCTTGATTTAATGAGATATTTATATGAAAGGATACGCCTCAGGGTTGTGTCCTTTTTCTGTTTTTGGAAAACCATGTTGTGTGATCGGTTTTCTTTTTGGAAAACTTTTTAAACTAAAAGAATGGATAAGCTGTTGATAAATAACATGGTTTATTTGTGAAAAGGGAAACTTGTCAACAATGTATATTTTCTTTGTTGAATAATTTGGCTAATCCGTAAACTATGCTTAAACTTGCACATCATTAAACTTAAAACAATCGTGAATCGTAAAACTTACACCTTCGATGAAGCCTTTAAAGCTTCACTGGACTACTTTACCGGCGACGAATTGGCCGCAAAAGTATGGGTAAATAAGTATGCCTTGAAGGATGCATTCGGGAATATCTATGAGGAGTCTCCTGTAGATATGCATCATCGTTTGGCAAGTGAAATTGCCCGTGTAGAAAAGAAGTATCCTAACCCGTTGTCGGAGGAGGAACTTTTTAACCTGTTTGATCATTTCCGTTACATCGTGCCGCAAGGAAGCCCGATGACGGGAATTGGCAATGATTTTCAAATTGCCTCACTCTCTAACTGTTTTGTAATCGGATTGGATGGAGATGCCGATTCATATGGTGCGATTATTCGAATTGATGAGGAACAAGTGCAGTTGATGAAACGTCGTGGCGGTGTTGGTCACGATTTATCACATATTCGTCCGAAAGGATCTCCTGTTAAGAACTCGGCGTTGACATCGACCGGATTGGTTCCTTTTATGGAACGTTACTCAAATTCAACCCGCGAAGTGGCCCAGGATGGCCGTCGTGGTGCCTTGATGCTTAGTGTTTCTATCAAGCATCCGGATTCAGAATCGTTTATCGATGCCAAGATGACGGAAGGAAAGGTAACAGGGGCTAACGTCTCTGTGAAGATCGATGACGAATTTATGCAGGCCGTAGTCAACGGAACTCCTTATAAACAACAATATCCGATCGATTCATCGGAACCCACAAATGTGAAGGAAATCAATGCGGCCGAACTTTGGAAGAAAATCATTCATAATGCATGGAAGTCGGCTGAACCAGGCGTGCTTTTCTGGGATACGATCTTGAAAGAGTCTGTTCCCGATTCGTATGCAGATCTCGGATTCCGTACGGTTTCAACCAACCCTTGCGGTGAGATTCCTCTGTGTCCGTATGATAGCTGCCGCCTGTTGGCGATCAACTTATATTCGTATGTTGTCAATCCTTTCACAAAAGAGGCTTATTTCGACTTTGACCTGTTCCGGAAGCATGTTATCTTGGCACAACGCATCATGGACGATATCATCGACCTGGAATCAGAAAAGATTGAAAAGATCCTGGAGAAGATCGATACCGATCCTGAATCATTGGAAGTGAAACAGAGCGAACGTCATCTGTGGGAGAAGATCCAGAAAAAGACTTTGCAGGGACGTCGTACCGGTGTGGGCATCACTGCCGAAGGCGATATGATTGCCGCCTTAGGATTACGCTACGGCACGGAAGAAGCGACGGTATTTGCAGAGAAGGTTCAGAAAATGCTGGCACTGGCGGCCTATCGTTCTTCTGTGGAGATGGCCAAAGAACGTGGTGCATTCGATATCTATGATGCAAAGCGTGAAGAGAAGAATCCGTTTATTAACCGTCTGCGTGAAGCAGATCCGGAGCTGTATGACGACATGGTGAAATACGGCCGTCGTAATATCGCTTGTCTGACAATCGCACCGACCGGAACGACCAGTTTGATGACACAGACTACTTCGGGTATCGAACCGGTATTCCTGCCCGTATACCGCCGCCGCCGTAAGGTGAACCCGAACGATGCGGAAGCTCGTGTCGACTTTGTAGACGAAACGGGTGACGCATTCGAAGAATATATCGTATTCCATCATAAATTCGTAACCTGGATGTTGGCTAACGGCTTCTCTGCTTCCAAGAAATATACACAGGAAGAAGTGGAAGAATTGGTTGCTAAGTCTCCTTACTATAAAGCAACGTCAAACGATGTAGATTGGTTGCAGAAAGTCCGTATGCAGGGACGTATCCAGAAGTGGGTGGACCACTCCATCAGCGTGACAATCAACCTGCCGGCTGATGTGACGGAAGATCTTGTGAACTCCCTGTATGTGGAAGCCTGGAGGTGTGGTTGCAAGGGCTGTACGGTTTACCGTGACGGTTCCCGTTCAGGTGTATTGTTGTCTACGGATAACAAGAAGAAGAAAAAAGAGGATTGCAATTGTATGCAGCCGCCAGTTATCGTAGCTACCCGTCCGCGCGAATTGGAAGCTGATGTGGTGAAGTTCCAGAACAACCGTGAGAAGTGGATCGCGTTTGTCGGTTTGCTGAATGGTCGCCCGTATGAAATCTTTACCGGTCTTGCCGATGACGAAGAGGGTATCATGTTGCCAAAGAACGTGTCGAAAGGTAGTATTATCAAGAGTTATGATGAGGACGGTCAGAAGCATTACGACTTCCAGTTCAAAAATAAGCGTGGTTACAAGATGACGATCGAAGGCCTGGATGGTAAGTTTGATCCAGAGTTTTGGAACTATGCTAAGCTGATCTCTGGTGTCTTGCGCTACGGTATGCCGATCGACCAGGTGATCAAGTTGGTTCAAGGCATGGAGTTGAATAACGAATCTATCAACACCTGGAAGAACGGTGTGGAACGCGCTTTGAAGAAATATTTGCCGAACGGTACGGAGGCAAAAGGGCAGAAATGTCCGAATTGTGGACATGAAACACTGGTCTACCAGGAAGGCTGTCTGATCTGTACTAATTGTGGCGCTTCAAGATGCGGATGAAAAAATTTATGATGTATGATTTATGATTTATCGTTGACGCGTACATCATAAATCAAAAATCATAAATCATAAATCATAAATATAAAAGATACCATGAAAGTCACCTTTAATATCAACTTCCATACCGTTTGGGGGCAGAAGTTATGTGTTGTAGGGTCGATTCCTGAGCTGGGTTCCTGGGAGCCGGCTTTGGCAAAAGAAATGAGTTATAAGGGGGATGGAAACTGGCAGCTTGAGTTGGAAGTGACCTCCCCTGTCAAGGATATAGAATACAGATATTTCCTGAGTGTAAACGATAGGCAGATATTCGAGGAATGGGAAAAGAACCATCAGGTATTCTTTATCGGTCAGGCAGATCAATATACGTTATATGATTATTGGCAGGTTCGTCCTGCCAATCTGGCCTTTTATTCCTCTGCATTTACTAAAAGTCTGTTTGCACATCCGTGTAATACGCATGAACGGGTGGTAAAGAGCGGTAAGAGGCTTACGATCAAGATATCTGTCCCGCGTGTCGAAAAGAACCAGCGCGTGGCTATCACCGGCAATCAGGAGTGCCTGGGTAATTGGCATCCTGATAAAGCGTTGATATTGAGCTGCGACACCTTTCCTGTCTGGCATATAGATTTGGATGCGGGTGAGATTACCTACCCGTTGGAATATAAGTTTCTGATCTGCGATGATCAGCAACAACCTTTATATTGGGAAGAAGATGAGAACCGTGTCTTGAATCTGCCTCCGCAACAGGTGGGAGAGACGGCGATCGTTTCGGGTCTTTATTTTCGTGATAATTTGCCTTTGTGGCGGTGTGCCGGTTCGGTGATTCCGGTCTTTTCTTTACGTTCGGAAAAGAGCTTCGGAGTCGGCGACCTGGGGGATTTGCGCATCTTGGTGGATTGGGTCAGAAAAACGCGCCAACGTATTATCCAGGTACTTCCTATGAATGATACGACGACGACGCATACCCGTACCGATTCGTATCCTTATAGCGCTATTTCAATTTATGCTCTTCATCCGATGTATATCAGCTTGCCCGATCTGGGAGAATTGGCCGATTCGGAAAAGGCAGCCTTTTTTGCCCGGAAACAGGCAGAGTTGAATGGCTTGGATGCCGTCGAT
Proteins encoded in this region:
- a CDS encoding adenosylcobalamin-dependent ribonucleoside-diphosphate reductase, coding for MNRKTYTFDEAFKASLDYFTGDELAAKVWVNKYALKDAFGNIYEESPVDMHHRLASEIARVEKKYPNPLSEEELFNLFDHFRYIVPQGSPMTGIGNDFQIASLSNCFVIGLDGDADSYGAIIRIDEEQVQLMKRRGGVGHDLSHIRPKGSPVKNSALTSTGLVPFMERYSNSTREVAQDGRRGALMLSVSIKHPDSESFIDAKMTEGKVTGANVSVKIDDEFMQAVVNGTPYKQQYPIDSSEPTNVKEINAAELWKKIIHNAWKSAEPGVLFWDTILKESVPDSYADLGFRTVSTNPCGEIPLCPYDSCRLLAINLYSYVVNPFTKEAYFDFDLFRKHVILAQRIMDDIIDLESEKIEKILEKIDTDPESLEVKQSERHLWEKIQKKTLQGRRTGVGITAEGDMIAALGLRYGTEEATVFAEKVQKMLALAAYRSSVEMAKERGAFDIYDAKREEKNPFINRLREADPELYDDMVKYGRRNIACLTIAPTGTTSLMTQTTSGIEPVFLPVYRRRRKVNPNDAEARVDFVDETGDAFEEYIVFHHKFVTWMLANGFSASKKYTQEEVEELVAKSPYYKATSNDVDWLQKVRMQGRIQKWVDHSISVTINLPADVTEDLVNSLYVEAWRCGCKGCTVYRDGSRSGVLLSTDNKKKKKEDCNCMQPPVIVATRPRELEADVVKFQNNREKWIAFVGLLNGRPYEIFTGLADDEEGIMLPKNVSKGSIIKSYDEDGQKHYDFQFKNKRGYKMTIEGLDGKFDPEFWNYAKLISGVLRYGMPIDQVIKLVQGMELNNESINTWKNGVERALKKYLPNGTEAKGQKCPNCGHETLVYQEGCLICTNCGASRCG
- the dnaA gene encoding chromosomal replication initiator protein DnaA, which produces MQTEYQTLWNKCLAVIKDIVPEAAFNTWFKPIIPLSYEDNKFTIQVPSQFFYEYLEEKYVNVLKVTLYRVIGQGTILNYRIKVVDKVKEDGMITLPTGNDAPRTGKKSADIPSLFESKARQDWDSHLNPKYNFDNYFEGTSNRLVRSSSEAIAQEPGKTFNPMFVFGASGVGKTHLCHAIGNRIQEIHPEKKVLYISAHLFTVQYTEAIRKNTTNDFMYFYQGVDVLILDDIQELIGKDKTQNTFFHIFNHLHLLGKQLILTSDKAPVDLQGMEERLITRLKWGLTAELDRPDLDLRKKILKNKISHDGVVIPDDVFNFIASNVTENVRDVEGIVASLLAYSTAFNRMIDLPLTKQVVSRVVKLEKKQVSVESIQDVVCKYYNLELAAIQTNSRKREIVQARQVTMYLAKKYTDSSFSHIGKIVGKRDHATVLHACKTVRDQIETNKSFRSSVEEIEALLKA